A genome region from Bacteroidales bacterium includes the following:
- a CDS encoding phosphate--acyl-ACP acyltransferase, which translates to MKIGLDVMGGDFAPDATIGGAILARELLDARDEILLIGQTAVIKEYFAKNNIPANEFRIVNAEEVVGMAEKPLKALTQKPDSSISAGFRMLKSRQIEGFCSAGNSGAMVIGAMYSVGTIAGVIRPTTMAHVPQENGTESIILDIGTSPDTKADVLYQFAMLGSVYCQEILKIDNPRVGLLNIGVEEGKGNLLCQSAYQMMKDSTDFNFAGNIESRDLFKDKADVIVCDGFTGNIVLKQVEAMYRLLQKRNLVDDFFSRFNYENYGGSPVLGINGNVVIGHGISNAIAIKNMIMLTRQIYCGKVTNKIRRALHDFSR; encoded by the coding sequence ATGAAGATTGGCTTGGACGTAATGGGCGGAGACTTCGCACCCGATGCAACCATCGGCGGCGCAATCCTCGCCCGTGAATTATTGGATGCACGCGACGAGATATTGCTGATAGGCCAGACTGCTGTCATCAAAGAATACTTCGCGAAAAACAACATTCCCGCCAATGAGTTTAGGATTGTAAATGCCGAAGAAGTGGTTGGTATGGCTGAAAAGCCGCTAAAAGCGCTTACGCAAAAGCCCGACTCAAGTATCTCTGCTGGGTTTCGCATGCTCAAGTCGCGGCAGATAGAGGGCTTTTGCAGTGCAGGCAACTCCGGCGCAATGGTGATAGGCGCCATGTATAGCGTTGGAACTATTGCCGGCGTAATTCGTCCCACCACCATGGCCCACGTTCCGCAAGAAAATGGCACCGAAAGCATCATCCTCGACATTGGCACCAGCCCCGACACCAAAGCCGACGTGCTCTATCAGTTTGCAATGCTCGGCTCTGTTTATTGTCAGGAGATTCTTAAAATCGATAACCCGCGAGTGGGTCTGCTCAATATTGGTGTGGAAGAAGGGAAAGGAAATTTGTTGTGTCAGTCGGCTTACCAGATGATGAAAGACTCCACAGATTTTAATTTTGCCGGCAACATCGAAAGCCGCGACCTTTTCAAAGACAAAGCCGACGTAATAGTATGCGATGGCTTCACCGGCAACATTGTGCTGAAGCAGGTAGAAGCCATGTACAGGCTGCTGCAAAAGCGCAATCTGGTAGATGATTTTTTCAGCCGTTTCAATTACGAAAACTATGGCGGCAGCCCTGTGCTGGGCATTAATGGCAACGTAGTAATTGGCCACGGCATCTCAAATGCCATCGCCATCAAAAACATGATTATGCTTACTCGCCAAATCTATTGTGGTAAGGTTACTAACAAAATAAGAAGAGCACTGCACGACTTTTCTCGCTAA
- a CDS encoding thioredoxin family protein has product MAETPTNQIPLGFTAPDFELPDVTTDTNRSLADLRGHNATVIVFICNHCPYVLHIIDELVKVGNEFQPKGISFVMISSNDVESYPQDAPEKMKEFAHEHKFPFPYLYDETQQVALKYDAACTPDFNVFDADMKCVYRGQFDDSRPSNDKPVTGEDLRRTLRLMLSGQPVPPRQQPSVGCNIKWKK; this is encoded by the coding sequence ATGGCCGAAACACCAACCAACCAAATCCCCTTAGGCTTTACAGCGCCTGATTTCGAACTTCCGGATGTTACCACCGATACGAACCGCTCACTCGCCGATCTGCGTGGGCACAATGCTACGGTTATTGTATTTATCTGCAACCACTGCCCGTATGTGCTGCACATTATCGATGAGCTGGTGAAGGTGGGCAACGAGTTTCAACCCAAAGGAATTTCATTTGTGATGATCAGCTCCAACGATGTGGAGAGTTATCCGCAGGATGCACCCGAAAAAATGAAAGAATTTGCTCATGAACATAAATTCCCTTTCCCGTATCTTTACGACGAAACCCAGCAGGTAGCCCTCAAATACGACGCAGCCTGCACGCCCGATTTCAACGTTTTCGATGCCGATATGAAATGCGTTTACCGCGGCCAGTTCGACGACTCACGCCCCTCCAACGACAAACCCGTTACCGGCGAAGATTTGCGCCGCACGCTCCGTCTGATGCTCAGCGGACAGCCGGTACCGCCCAGACAGCAACCCAGCGTGGGTTGTAATATTAAATGGAAGAAGTAG
- a CDS encoding endonuclease/exonuclease/phosphatase family protein — MKTQYYIGWWNVENLFDTFDSTSRPEWLQRPLNSELKGWTRTVLQRKISNLVKIISQMNNGRGPDILGVCEVENLSVLEQLVEAMQPIGRKYKIEHHDSSDQRGIDVAFIYDKNLFEAKEQFSYTVLKRSSTRDLFQVNFVTPKQNELILIGNHWPARSAGVYESEPYRIIAAETLSYWMQRITEIKGKDIAVVCVGDFNDEPLSRSINDYALGTNSITKVKYAITPRLFNLMWPCHGDGTGTFYFNNFPYVLDQFLVSKELVQTGGKPRIAKDVNGKFMAGIEHFAEMVTGGRYPTPKRFGRPSEKSSYDPEGFSDHFPVWTVVEE; from the coding sequence ATGAAAACACAATACTATATTGGATGGTGGAATGTCGAAAATTTGTTCGACACCTTCGATTCGACAAGCCGTCCGGAATGGCTGCAACGCCCACTCAACAGCGAATTGAAAGGCTGGACGCGAACGGTGTTGCAACGAAAAATCTCTAATCTGGTAAAGATTATCAGCCAGATGAACAATGGCAGAGGCCCCGATATATTAGGAGTATGCGAAGTGGAAAACCTGTCGGTGCTGGAGCAGCTTGTTGAGGCGATGCAACCTATTGGCCGCAAGTATAAAATTGAACACCACGACAGCTCCGACCAGCGTGGCATCGACGTGGCGTTCATCTACGACAAGAACCTTTTTGAAGCAAAAGAGCAATTTTCGTATACCGTGCTCAAGCGCTCCTCCACCCGCGATTTGTTTCAGGTCAACTTTGTTACTCCAAAGCAAAACGAGCTGATCCTCATCGGCAATCACTGGCCGGCGCGCTCGGCAGGCGTTTACGAATCGGAGCCTTACCGCATCATCGCTGCCGAAACCCTCAGCTATTGGATGCAACGCATCACCGAGATAAAAGGTAAAGATATTGCGGTGGTTTGCGTGGGCGACTTCAACGATGAGCCACTGAGCCGCTCGATAAACGATTACGCGCTGGGCACCAACAGCATTACCAAAGTAAAATACGCAATTACTCCGCGGCTCTTCAACCTGATGTGGCCCTGCCATGGCGATGGAACCGGTACGTTTTATTTCAACAATTTCCCATACGTCCTCGATCAGTTTTTGGTTTCGAAAGAGCTGGTGCAAACGGGTGGCAAACCACGCATAGCCAAAGATGTGAATGGAAAATTCATGGCTGGAATCGAACACTTTGCTGAGATGGTTACCGGTGGGCGCTATCCCACGCCAAAGCGGTTTGGTCGTCCATCCGAGAAAAGCTCTTACGATCCGGAGGGTTTCAGCGACCACTTCCCGGTGTGGACGGTGGTGGAAGAATAA
- a CDS encoding 2-C-methyl-D-erythritol 4-phosphate cytidylyltransferase, whose product MEPSHQKYAIIVAGGSGARMGSAVPKQFLLLAGKPLLMHTLIRFRDAIPDLQLIVVLPFDHIETWQRLCSEHRFIIPHQIVAGGKERFLSVSNGLKKITTPGWVAVHDGVRPLVSAKLIQSAFEAAATYGSAIPVITPTESLRHITSGGSHSVDRAEYRLVQTPQVFDVQRLTEAYRKPFQPDFTDDATVWEAANNKLHLIEGELNNIKITRPFDLLLAEQYLKL is encoded by the coding sequence ATGGAACCTTCACATCAAAAATATGCGATCATTGTGGCGGGCGGAAGCGGAGCACGCATGGGCTCTGCCGTTCCAAAGCAGTTTTTGCTGTTGGCAGGCAAGCCTTTGCTAATGCACACTCTCATCCGTTTTAGAGATGCCATTCCTGACCTGCAGCTCATCGTGGTACTGCCTTTCGATCACATCGAAACCTGGCAACGACTCTGTTCGGAGCACCGTTTCATCATCCCACATCAAATAGTAGCAGGCGGCAAAGAGCGTTTTTTATCGGTAAGCAATGGGTTAAAAAAAATTACCACTCCAGGTTGGGTAGCCGTGCATGACGGTGTGCGGCCATTGGTTTCGGCAAAACTGATACAATCAGCTTTTGAAGCAGCGGCCACCTATGGCAGCGCCATCCCGGTGATAACACCCACCGAATCGTTGCGCCACATTACCAGCGGCGGAAGCCATTCTGTAGACCGGGCAGAATATCGACTGGTGCAGACTCCGCAGGTTTTCGATGTGCAACGGCTTACAGAAGCCTACCGGAAGCCTTTCCAGCCCGACTTTACCGATGATGCTACGGTTTGGGAAGCTGCCAACAACAAGCTGCATCTAATCGAAGGAGAACTTAATAATATTAAAATTACACGCCCTTTCGATCTCTTGCTTGCCGAACAATATCTGAAATTATAA
- a CDS encoding DUF177 domain-containing protein codes for MMDYLKKYVISFRGLQIDVYHYHYVIDRKFFESMEYADIVDGNVEVDVTLDRHERMLLFNFDIRGTVVVPCDRCLDDFDLPIAGTENLIVKFGEDFEETSEDVVIIPETSSEFDISSYLYEYIVLMLPMQHIHPDDENGRSTCNSEMLERLRRKETPKEHDPRWDALKNLNIE; via the coding sequence ATGATGGATTATTTAAAAAAATATGTAATCTCTTTCCGCGGGCTCCAGATTGATGTTTATCACTATCATTATGTGATCGACAGAAAGTTCTTTGAATCAATGGAATATGCTGACATTGTCGATGGCAATGTAGAAGTGGATGTAACGCTTGACCGACATGAGCGGATGCTGCTTTTTAACTTCGACATCCGGGGAACTGTTGTAGTTCCCTGCGACCGCTGCCTCGACGATTTCGACCTGCCCATTGCAGGCACCGAAAACTTGATCGTCAAGTTCGGTGAGGATTTCGAAGAGACTTCGGAGGATGTGGTTATCATCCCGGAAACGTCTTCGGAATTTGACATTAGCAGCTATCTTTACGAATACATCGTACTGATGCTACCCATGCAGCATATCCATCCTGACGACGAAAACGGCCGCAGCACCTGCAACAGCGAGATGCTCGAACGTTTGAGACGCAAGGAAACACCCAAAGAGCACGACCCGCGATGGGACGCTTTGAAAAACCTAAACATAGAATAA
- the rpmF gene encoding 50S ribosomal protein L32: MAHPKRKTSKTRRDKRRTHYKTDAPTLATCPITGAIHLYHRAYWVDGDLYYKGKVVMQKAEAE; the protein is encoded by the coding sequence ATGGCACATCCAAAACGGAAAACCTCTAAGACTCGCAGAGACAAACGCAGAACGCATTACAAAACCGATGCTCCCACCCTGGCCACCTGCCCCATCACCGGAGCAATACATTTGTACCACCGAGCCTACTGGGTTGACGGCGACCTCTACTACAAAGGAAAAGTGGTAATGCAGAAAGCGGAAGCAGAATAA
- the ruvC gene encoding crossover junction endodeoxyribonuclease RuvC: MATNSTFSSNQIILGIDPGTVIMGYGLIAIDNKKISLLTMGILRLNKYDGHALRLKKIFERTLSLVEEYKPDALAIEAPFYGKNVQSMLKLGRAQGVAMAAALYRDIPITEYTPREIKKSITGNGTASKEQVAAMLTHLTNYDLSPETLDATDGLAAAVCHHLKSGNLPTGKSYNSWKSFLKDNPERLK, translated from the coding sequence TTGGCAACAAACTCAACTTTTTCCTCCAACCAAATTATTTTGGGCATCGATCCGGGCACCGTCATCATGGGCTACGGATTGATAGCCATCGACAACAAGAAAATTTCGCTGTTGACTATGGGCATTCTGCGGCTGAATAAATACGATGGCCATGCCCTGCGTCTAAAAAAGATTTTTGAACGAACACTGTCGCTGGTAGAGGAATACAAACCAGATGCACTGGCCATCGAGGCGCCGTTTTATGGTAAAAATGTACAGAGTATGCTCAAGCTGGGACGCGCGCAGGGAGTGGCTATGGCTGCTGCGCTTTACCGCGACATCCCCATAACTGAATACACGCCACGCGAGATTAAGAAATCCATCACCGGAAACGGCACCGCCAGCAAAGAGCAGGTAGCTGCCATGCTTACCCACCTCACCAATTACGACCTTTCGCCCGAAACCCTCGACGCCACCGATGGCCTGGCTGCAGCGGTTTGTCACCATCTCAAAAGCGGAAATCTGCCTACCGGCAAAAGTTACAACAGTTGGAAAAGCTTTTTAAAAGATAATCCCGAACGGCTTAAATAA